Proteins encoded by one window of Schistosoma mansoni, WGS project CABG00000000 data, chromosome 3 unplaced supercontig 0044, strain Puerto Rico, whole genome shotgun sequence:
- a CDS encoding cationic amino acid transporter, putative, protein MGKSKKENKDSNATESVALKKEVSVLQGVSIVVGVIIGSGIFVSPVGVLKHTKSVGLSFIMWAVTGLFSTLGAIVYAELGVTIPRSGGEYVYILQTFGPLLAFLAFWITFVVIGSASCAANALIFAQYILRPVYMDCVTPTIVIRTVAVLGLLLLCFVHCFSVKLATKVAVVFTACKVTALLIIIGFGLYYLGKGNVESFKNAFEDSEKSPGELALGFYQGFWAFSGCNLFCRNYLNFLTGEVTLPIVIILSLTTVTFIYILTNVAYLAVLSPLEVLASEGSTAIAVSFASRTMGVVGLVMPALVGASVFGSINGEVFSISRLAFTAGEEGHMPALLSMVNIDRLTPIPSILIVVTLSVIFQMFDDILYLIELTGFAFSVMSAMAVCSLLYIRRTNPEMNTSGFKLPIFFPVLYLIVDIAIGILAIYQKPTDCAVSLGVMLLGVPVYLFGVVWKNKPRSMRSLIYGVTITLQKVLKVVEQEKVSDIIELDGHLKPVDSQLDIS, encoded by the exons ATGGGGAAATCtaagaaagaaaacaaagatAGCAACGCTACTGAATCAGTTGCACTGAAAAAGGAGGTTTCAGTCCTACAGGGTGTGAGTATTGTTGTCGGTGTTATCATTGGTTCTGGTATATTTGTTTCACCTGTTGGAGTcttgaaacatactaaatccgTCGGATTATCATTTATTATGTGGGCCGTCACTGGATTATTCAGTACATTGG GTGCCATCGTGTATGCCGAACTAGGTGTCACTATTCCTCGATCTGGTGGAGAATATGTTTACATTCTCCAAACGTTTGGACCTTTACTTGCCTTTCTAGCCTTTTGGATTACATTCGTCGTAATCGGATCTGCAAGTTGTGCGGCAAATGCACTTATTTTCGCCCAATATATTCTTCGACCCGTCTACATGGACTGTGTTACTCCTACTATCGTGATACGCACCGTTGCAGTGCTAGGACTGC TTCTTCTTTGCTTCGTGCACTGTTTTAGCGTTAAACTGGCAACGAAAGTCGCGGTCGTCTTCACTGCTTGTAAAGTTACAGCTTTACTTATTATAATTGGTTTCGGCCTCTACTATCTGGGAAAAG GTAATGTTGAGAGTTTCAAAAATGCCTTCGAAGATAGCGAAAAATCACCCGGTGAACTTGCATTGGGGTTTTACCAAGGGTTTTGGGCTTTCTCTGGTTG TAATTTGTTTTGTAGGAATTACCTCAACTTTTTGACTGGAGAAGT GACACTACCGATCGTAATTATACTCTCCCTCACAACAGTAACGTTCATCTATATTTTGACCAATGTGGCCTACCTTGCAGTCTTATCACCATTAGAAGTCCTTGCCTCAGAAGGTTCTACTGCAATAGCTGTG AGTTTTGCATCACGAACTATGGGGGTGGTGGGTTTGGTAATGCCAGCTCTTGTAGGTGCTTCAGTCTTTGGCAGCATAAATGGTGAGGTATTCTCTATTTCCCG ACTAGCATTTACTGCTGGTGAAGAAGGACATATGCCCGCGCTTCTTTCAATGGTTAATATTGACCGTTTAACTCCTATTCCATCTATATTAATTGTA GTGACTCTATCTGTAATTTTTCAAATGTTCGATGATATACTTTATTTGATCGAGTTAACGGGATTCGCTTTCTCTGTAATGTCTGCAATGGCTGTTTGCAGCTTACTCTACATTCGTCGTACAAATCCTGAAATGAATACATCGGGatttaaa TTACCTATTTTTTTTCCTGTGTTGTACTTAATTGTGGACATTGCTATTGGAATTCTTGCAATTTATCAAAAGCCTACAGATTGTGCAGTTAGTCTTGGAGTAATGTTGCTAGGTGTTCCAGTTTACCTTTTTGGGGTAGTATGGAAGAACAAACCAAGATCAATGAGATCTTTAATAT ATGGTGTCACAATCACTTTACAAAAAGTTTTAAAAGTTGTTGAACAAGAAAAAGTCTCTGATATAATAGAATTAGATGGTCATTTAAAACCTGTTGATAGTCAACTGGATATATcataa
- a CDS encoding cationic amino acid transporter, putative, giving the protein MDCVTPTIVIRTVAVLGLLLLCFVHCFSVKLATKVAVVFTACKVTALLIIIGFGLYYLGKGNVESFKNAFEDSEKSPGELALGFYQGFWAFSGCNLFCRNYLNFLTGEVTLPIVIILSLTTVTFIYILTNVAYLAVLSPLEVLASEGSTAIAVSFASRTMGVVGLVMPALVGASVFGSINGEVFSISRLAFTAGEEGHMPALLSMVNIDRLTPIPSILIVVTLSVIFQMFDDILYLIELTGFAFSVMSAMAVCSLLYIRRTNPEMNTSGFKLPIFFPVLYLIVDIAIGILAIYQKPTDCAVSLGVMLLGVPVYLFGVVWKNKPRSMRSLIYGVTITLQKVLKVVEQEKVSDIIELDGHLKPVDSQLDIS; this is encoded by the exons ATGGACTGTGTTACTCCTACTATCGTGATACGCACCGTTGCAGTGCTAGGACTGC TTCTTCTTTGCTTCGTGCACTGTTTTAGCGTTAAACTGGCAACGAAAGTCGCGGTCGTCTTCACTGCTTGTAAAGTTACAGCTTTACTTATTATAATTGGTTTCGGCCTCTACTATCTGGGAAAAG GTAATGTTGAGAGTTTCAAAAATGCCTTCGAAGATAGCGAAAAATCACCCGGTGAACTTGCATTGGGGTTTTACCAAGGGTTTTGGGCTTTCTCTGGTTG TAATTTGTTTTGTAGGAATTACCTCAACTTTTTGACTGGAGAAGT GACACTACCGATCGTAATTATACTCTCCCTCACAACAGTAACGTTCATCTATATTTTGACCAATGTGGCCTACCTTGCAGTCTTATCACCATTAGAAGTCCTTGCCTCAGAAGGTTCTACTGCAATAGCTGTG AGTTTTGCATCACGAACTATGGGGGTGGTGGGTTTGGTAATGCCAGCTCTTGTAGGTGCTTCAGTCTTTGGCAGCATAAATGGTGAGGTATTCTCTATTTCCCG ACTAGCATTTACTGCTGGTGAAGAAGGACATATGCCCGCGCTTCTTTCAATGGTTAATATTGACCGTTTAACTCCTATTCCATCTATATTAATTGTA GTGACTCTATCTGTAATTTTTCAAATGTTCGATGATATACTTTATTTGATCGAGTTAACGGGATTCGCTTTCTCTGTAATGTCTGCAATGGCTGTTTGCAGCTTACTCTACATTCGTCGTACAAATCCTGAAATGAATACATCGGGatttaaa TTACCTATTTTTTTTCCTGTGTTGTACTTAATTGTGGACATTGCTATTGGAATTCTTGCAATTTATCAAAAGCCTACAGATTGTGCAGTTAGTCTTGGAGTAATGTTGCTAGGTGTTCCAGTTTACCTTTTTGGGGTAGTATGGAAGAACAAACCAAGATCAATGAGATCTTTAATAT ATGGTGTCACAATCACTTTACAAAAAGTTTTAAAAGTTGTTGAACAAGAAAAAGTCTCTGATATAATAGAATTAGATGGTCATTTAAAACCTGTTGATAGTCAACTGGATATATcataa